From Polyodon spathula isolate WHYD16114869_AA chromosome 24, ASM1765450v1, whole genome shotgun sequence, one genomic window encodes:
- the LOC121298651 gene encoding DNA repair protein XRCC1-like — protein MPEIQVKHVVSCSSEDNTHKADNLLKADTYRKWKSARPGEKQISVILQFEKSEQIHSIDIGNEGSAFVEVLSGNSTSIKDQDYEVILVTSSFMSPTESRNSSNLNRVRMFGPDKLVRATAEKRWDRVKLICTQPYNKNVSYGISFVRFHSPPDGTENSAASPPKLTKLGQFRVKEEEPGTASLKPGSLFFNRVAKPDTPPKTSSHNDKPTPSYATATLQSTGCAAPRCTPEADEKPATSTTASKEPTPGKRKFEFSKERQPPAAKKQNSQNAQDPAENTRPKASPSQTSSKKLKAEPVSPSSPQEKKPRKQEEKRKSKTKGSTETEFSRLLEGTVFVLSGFQNPFRAELRDKALALGAKYRSDWTPDSTHLICAFANTPKYSQVKSLGGAIVRKEWILDCHKRRQSISFKRYLMDGAESSTEESEEDSEEEDSGKRRSSSNKQRAVSPSTNHKRLTPKKEQQREIVERPGTSRAAGLGKGQPPPEEEEDKFGGSTDEEKPGNSRDSSGDSGMDTEDELKRVEAQNHSKKQGSPRSAGEDDPYAGSTDENTDTEKPDLDLPIPELPEFLTGKHFFLYGEFPENERRMLIRYITAFNGVIEEYMDEKVQYVITAQDWDDTFEDALMENASLSFVKPRWLYVCNERQKLVPHQPYVVVPQA, from the exons ATGCCAGAAATTCAAGTAAAGCACGTCGTTTCCTGTAGCAGCGAAGACAAT ACTCACAAAGCAGACAATCTCTTGAAAGCCGATACCTACAGGAAGTGGAAGTCTGCCAGGCCAGGAGAGAAGCAGATATCTGTTATCTTGCAG TTTGAGAAGTCGGAGCAGATCCACAGTATTGATATTGGAAATGAGGGCTCTGCATTCGTGGAGGTTCTCTCCGGGAACTCTACTTCTATCAAAGACCAGGATTACGAG GTGATCCTGGTGACCTCGTCCTTCATGTCCCCCACGGAGAGCCGGAACAGCAGCAATCTGAACCGGGTCCGCATGTTCGGACCGGACAAGCTGGTCAGAGCAACCGCGGAGAAGAGGTGGGACCGGGTCAAACTCATCTGCACCCAGCCTTACAACAAG AATGTTTCCTATGGGATCTCATTTGTAAGGTTTCACTCGCCACCGGACGGTACTGAGAATTCAGCAGCTTCACCACCA AAACTGACAAAACTAGGCCAGTTCAGAGTGAAGGAGGAAGAGCCCGGTACTGCCAGTCTGAAGCCAGGCAGTCTGTTCTTTAACAGGGTGGCCAAACCAGATACCCCTCCCAAGA CCTCCTCTCACAATGACAAGCCGACCCCGAGCTACGCCACTGCCACTCTGCAGTCTACGGGCTGTGCAGCCCCGCGCTGCACCCCTGAAGCGGACGAGAAACCAGCAACCAGTACGACCGCTTCAAAG GAGCCGACTCCGGGAAAGAGGAAGTTTGAGTTCAGTAAAGAAAGGCAGCCTCCCGCTGCCAAAAAACAGAACTCCCAGAACGCTCAGGACCCCGCTGAAAACACGAGACCTAAAGCTAGCCCCTCACAAACCAGCAGCAAGAAACTCAAAG CCGAACCAGTCAGCCCATCATCCCCACAAGAGAAGAAACCACGAAAGCAGGAAGAGAAGAGAAAGAGCAAGACCAAGGGTTCGACAGAGACGGAGTTCTCCCGGCTCCTGGAGGGCACTGTCTTTGTGCTCAGTGGATTCCAGAATCCATTCCGGGCTGAGCTACGAGACAAAGCACTAGCCCTGGGTGCTAAATATCGGTCTGACTGGACCCCCGACAGCACCCACCTCAT ctgtgccTTTGCCAATACCCCCAAGTACAGCCAAGTGAAGTCGCTAGGGGGCGCTATTGTGCGTAAGGAGTGGATCCTGGACTGTCATAAAAGAAGACAGAGTATCTCTTTTAAACG GTACCTGATGGACGGAGCAGAGTCCAGCACTGAGGAATCTGAGGAAGACAGTGAGGAAGAGGACTCTGGGAAGCGTCGATCATCCAGTAACAAACAG AGGGCAGTCTCCCCCAGCACTAACCACAAGAGATTGACTCCAAAAAAGGAGCAGCAGAGAGAGATTGTGGAGCGCCCTGGGACGTCCAGAGCAGCAGGACTCGGCAAGGGCCAACCACccccagaggaggaggaggacaaatTTGGGGGCTCCACCGATGAAGAGAAGCCTG GTAATAGCCGGGACAGTAGTGGAGACTCAGGGATGGACACAGAGGATGAACTTAAGAG AGTGGAGGCTCAGAACCACAGTAAGAAGCAGGGATCTCCGCGCTCAGCAGGAGAAGACGACCCATACGCAGGGTCAACGGACGAGAACACAGACACTGAAAAGCCAGATCTGGACCTTCCTATCCCAGAATTGCCAG aGTTCTTGACTGGTAAACACTTTTTCCTGTATGGGGAGTTCCCAGAAAACGAGAGGAGAATGTTGATCCGGTATATCACTGCTTTTAACGG
- the lim2.5 gene encoding lens intrinsic membrane protein 2.5 — protein MYSFMGGGLFCAIVANILLVVSTATDYWMQYHLSGAFAHQGLWRYCMSGKCYMQTDSIAYWNATRAFMILSAMSCFAGIIAGILSFAHFSAFERFNRSFAAGIMFFISTLFVLLAMAIYTGVTVNFLGKRFGDWRFSWSYILGWVALLMSFFAGIFYMCAYRMHECRRVAGPH, from the exons ATGTACAGTTTCATGGGAGGCGGGCTCTTTTGCGCCATTGTCGCTAATATCCTCCTGGTGGTCTCCACGGCGACAGACTACTGGATGCAGTACCATCTATCAGGGGCGTTTGCCCACCAGGGTCTTTGGAGGTATTGCATGTCTGGGAAGTGCTACATGCAAACCGATAGCATTG CGTACTGGAATGCAACCAGAGCTTTTATGATCCTGTCGGCTATGTCGTGCTTCGCGGGGATAATTGCTGGAATCCTGTCCTTCGCTCACTTCTCCGCCTTTGAGAGGTTTAACCGCTCCTTCGCTGCCGGGATCATGTTCTTCATCTCCA CTCTGTTCGTACTCCTTGCCATGGCGATTTACACAGGTGTCACTGTGAATTTCCTGGGGAAGCGGTTTGGAGATTGGCGATTCTCCTGGTCTTACATCTTAGGATGGGTTGCTCTGCTAATGTCGTTCTTTGCAG GTATATTTTATATGTGTGCCTATAGAATGCACGAATGCAGAAGGGTGGCTGGGCCTCACTGA
- the LOC121298645 gene encoding V-set and immunoglobulin domain-containing protein 10-like isoform X1, which translates to MARNRCQFTCHVVVVLVLLVLLGEVEGVTITVFSPTVNAEAGTDAVLRVNFTSGTNPYVSWELDLSIASWTINSDQPADIAAAYKGRLTIDTKAPSLTLNKVSIADTKNYKVTMRATGESSDEKIITLNVYERITSVNVGISPVDPVEGKDVTMTCQITGTGTKYSWKVNDAPVNLDSRHVASGNALTVKSLVRTDKGQYSCTAENPINSLKKSIDLIVYYGPDDPVIKVDNANAGMQHNALVGSTVQLDCVSESLPVSYNWKYSSVNTAGASKTLSNIQRSQEGDYVCEVSNAKTTLAKSKTITIKVYNMIQGLSVSTIPENPKEGDAQVEIAYATDTGLGTATWLKDGTALPNDPRYNVTPNSLKINSPGRSDSGVYTCNLNNPFSTSSVQKTIRIFYGPEKPQISVTSLEYPNPVKYILVGSTVLLKCKAEGDPPATYYWNMVNQDDSSVPEGDTLNLNNIQANQAGSYTCIAVNDKTNKRVRSVIPLNVYQKPASAGPTCSMTPANSDLQFRCSWLGGIPKVSLKFHGLSEVKEASETLDQTETAAKLPALNGKEITCVGTHPIAPNNCSITPRSPEGILPSHNATAQPSGKVSVIISCKGSSQPPATVTWSKAGQLLTSAGIYTISSDTTDLTITGFNISGGDLTTYTCVSTNPLGSQKGSINLTGPAISKSSILVNPAHTVVTLTWETPRDSVVTGFSVQMTGPALQRSSTSRAATDWRTIQTKGPEVRSTDISPLQPGEIYQFRVKPMVGQNEGPPSETYSLGQDPGLSAGAIAGIVIGSVFGFLLLLLLLLLLILCCLRRKKQRKEPKYPVPKTNERVATGLSQPNILLTGGVATQRNGPPIGNGNRAYTPEPYTQYNKSSTLPSSATPPAVRMATTV; encoded by the exons ATGGCTAGAAACAGATGTCAATTCACCTGCCATGTTGTTGTTGTACTGGTTTTGCTTGTGTTATTAG GGGAAGTAGAGGGCGTCACCATTACAGTGTTCAGCCCCACTGTCAATGCAGAAGCTGGAACCGATGCAGTTCTGAGGGTCAATTTCACCAGTGGGACAAATCCCTATGTGTCCTGGGAACTCGATCTGTCCATTGCTTCATGGACCATCAACTCGGACCAGCCTGCAGACATTGCTGCCGCATACAAGGGCCGGCTAACGATAGACACTAAAGCCCCCTCTCTCACACTGAATAAGGTCTCTATTGCTGATACTAAGAACTACAAAGTCACTATGCGGGCAACTGGAGAATCCAGTGACGAGAAAATCATCACACTCAACGTGTATG AAAGGATTACATCAGTAAATGTGGGTATATCTCCAGTGGATCCGGTTGAAGGAAAGGATGTCACGATGACATGTCAGATCACAGGGACGGGCACAAAATACTCGTGGAAGGTGAACGACGCCCCGGTAAATCTGGACAGCCGGCATGTGGCCTCAGGAAACGCACTGACCGTCAAGTCACTGGTCAGGACTGACAAGGGCCAGTACAGCTGCACTGCTGAAAACCCAATTAACAGCCTGAAAAAAAGCATTGATCTGATCGTTTACT ATGGTCCGGACGATCCTGTGATCAAAGTGGACAATGCCAATGCTGGGATGCAGCACAATGCACTGGTGGGATCAACTGTCCAGCTGGACTGCGTGTCGGAGTCCCTGCCCGTCTCATACAACTGGAAATACAGCTCTGTGAATACAGCCGGAGCGAGCAAGACACTGTCCAACATCCAGAGGAGCCAGGAGGGGGACTACGTCTGTGAAGTGTCCAACGCCAAGACCACTCTCGCCAAGAGCAAAACCATCACCATCAAAGTGTACa ATATGATCCAAGGGCTGAGCGTGTCGACGATCCCGGAGAACCCAAAGGAAGGGGATGCGCAGGTGGAGATAGCCTATGCTACGGATACGGGCTTAGGAACAGCCACATGGCTGAAGGATGGAACAGCTCTGCCCAATGACCCGCGATACAATGTCACTCCGAACTCCCTGAAAATCAACAGCCCTGGCCGGTCTGACTCGGGGGTCTATACTTGCAACCTGAACAACCCCTTTAGCACTAGCTCTGTCCAGAAGACCATCCGCATCTTCT ACGGCCCAGAGAAGCCACAGATATCTGTTACTTCCCTGGAGTATCCTAATCCTGTGAAGTATATCCTGGTTGGCAGCACTGTGTTACTGAAATGCAAGGCTGAGGGTGATCCCCCTGCCACCTATTACTGGAACATGGTGAACCAGGATGATTCCAGTGTGCCTGAGGGAGACACTCTGAACCTGAACAACATCCAGGCAAACCAGGCGGGCAGCTACACCTGCATCGCCGTGAACGACAAGACCAACAAGCGGGTGCGCAGCGTCATCCCCCTCAACGTCTACC AGAAGCCTGCGAGTGCTGGACCCACGTGCTCGATGACGCCGGCGAATTCTGATCTGCAGTTTCGCTGCTCATGGCTGGGGGGCATTCCAAAGGTCTCGCTGAAGTTCCACGGACTTTCTGAGGTAAAAGAGGCTAGCGAAACTCTGGATCAGACCGAGACTGCAGCCAAGCTACCTGCGCTCAACGGCAAAGAGATCACCTGCGTGGGAACACATCCCATAGCTCCCAACAACTGCTCCATCACTCCCA GGTCTCCAGAAGGCATTCTGCCATCCCACAATGCCACAGCGCAACCCTCTGGCAAAGTCTCTGTGATAATATCCTGTAAGGGAAGCTCCCAGCCCCCGGCTACTGTCACATGGTCTAAAGCAGGACAGTTGCTGACCTCAGCAGGGATCTACACCATAAGCAGTGACACCACAGATCTGACCATCACTGGGTTCAATATCAGTGGGGGTGATCTGACAACATACACCTGTGTCAGCACCAACCCGCTGGGCTCTCAAAAAGGCTCCATCAACTTGACAG GCCCGGCGATTTCCAAGTCTAGCATATTGGTGAACCCGGCTCACACAGTGGTCACATTGACCTGGGAGACTCCAAGAGATTCGGTTGTCACGGGATTCAGTGTGCAGATGACAGGCCCCGCCCTGCAGAGGAGCTCCACCTCCAGAGCCGCCACTGATTGGAGGACTATTCAGACGAAGGGGCCGGAAGTTCGCTCCACTGACATCTCCCCCCTCCAACCAGGAGAGATTTACCAATTCCGGGTTAAACCGATGGTGGGCCAAAACGAGGGGCCACCCTCAGAGACATACAGTTTGGGCCAGG ATCCGGGATTGAGTGCAGGCGCGATCGCTGGGATTGTGATTGGGTCTGTCTTTGGATTCCTCCTCCTGTTGCTTCTCCTGCTTCTTCTTATCCTGTGTTGTCTGCGTAGGAAAAAGCAAC GTAAAGAACCAAAGTACCCAGTGCCAAAAACTAATGAAAGG GTAGCAACTGGTCTCTCCCAACCAAACATACTACTGACAGGGGGAGTGGCAACGCAAAGGAACGGGCCCCCCATTGGCAATGGGAACAGGGCTTATACACCTGAGCCCTATACCCAG TATAACAAATCATCCACCCTCCCCTCTTCTGCCACCCCTCCCGCTGTGCGAATGGCTACCACAGTGTAA
- the LOC121298645 gene encoding V-set and immunoglobulin domain-containing protein 10-like isoform X2, whose product MARNRCQFTCHVVVVLVLLVLLGEVEGVTITVFSPTVNAEAGTDAVLRVNFTSGTNPYVSWELDLSIASWTINSDQPADIAAAYKGRLTIDTKAPSLTLNKVSIADTKNYKVTMRATGESSDEKIITLNVYERITSVNVGISPVDPVEGKDVTMTCQITGTGTKYSWKVNDAPVNLDSRHVASGNALTVKSLVRTDKGQYSCTAENPINSLKKSIDLIVYYGPDDPVIKVDNANAGMQHNALVGSTVQLDCVSESLPVSYNWKYSSVNTAGASKTLSNIQRSQEGDYVCEVSNAKTTLAKSKTITIKVYNMIQGLSVSTIPENPKEGDAQVEIAYATDTGLGTATWLKDGTALPNDPRYNVTPNSLKINSPGRSDSGVYTCNLNNPFSTSSVQKTIRIFYGPEKPQISVTSLEYPNPVKYILVGSTVLLKCKAEGDPPATYYWNMVNQDDSSVPEGDTLNLNNIQANQAGSYTCIAVNDKTNKRVRSVIPLNVYQKPASAGPTCSMTPANSDLQFRCSWLGGIPKVSLKFHGLSEVKEASETLDQTETAAKLPALNGKEITCVGTHPIAPNNCSITPRSPEGILPSHNATAQPSGKVSVIISCKGSSQPPATVTWSKAGQLLTSAGIYTISSDTTDLTITGFNISGGDLTTYTCVSTNPLGSQKGSINLTGPAISKSSILVNPAHTVVTLTWETPRDSVVTGFSVQMTGPALQRSSTSRAATDWRTIQTKGPEVRSTDISPLQPGEIYQFRVKPMVGQNEGPPSETYSLGQDPEWSDPLDRDWPPML is encoded by the exons ATGGCTAGAAACAGATGTCAATTCACCTGCCATGTTGTTGTTGTACTGGTTTTGCTTGTGTTATTAG GGGAAGTAGAGGGCGTCACCATTACAGTGTTCAGCCCCACTGTCAATGCAGAAGCTGGAACCGATGCAGTTCTGAGGGTCAATTTCACCAGTGGGACAAATCCCTATGTGTCCTGGGAACTCGATCTGTCCATTGCTTCATGGACCATCAACTCGGACCAGCCTGCAGACATTGCTGCCGCATACAAGGGCCGGCTAACGATAGACACTAAAGCCCCCTCTCTCACACTGAATAAGGTCTCTATTGCTGATACTAAGAACTACAAAGTCACTATGCGGGCAACTGGAGAATCCAGTGACGAGAAAATCATCACACTCAACGTGTATG AAAGGATTACATCAGTAAATGTGGGTATATCTCCAGTGGATCCGGTTGAAGGAAAGGATGTCACGATGACATGTCAGATCACAGGGACGGGCACAAAATACTCGTGGAAGGTGAACGACGCCCCGGTAAATCTGGACAGCCGGCATGTGGCCTCAGGAAACGCACTGACCGTCAAGTCACTGGTCAGGACTGACAAGGGCCAGTACAGCTGCACTGCTGAAAACCCAATTAACAGCCTGAAAAAAAGCATTGATCTGATCGTTTACT ATGGTCCGGACGATCCTGTGATCAAAGTGGACAATGCCAATGCTGGGATGCAGCACAATGCACTGGTGGGATCAACTGTCCAGCTGGACTGCGTGTCGGAGTCCCTGCCCGTCTCATACAACTGGAAATACAGCTCTGTGAATACAGCCGGAGCGAGCAAGACACTGTCCAACATCCAGAGGAGCCAGGAGGGGGACTACGTCTGTGAAGTGTCCAACGCCAAGACCACTCTCGCCAAGAGCAAAACCATCACCATCAAAGTGTACa ATATGATCCAAGGGCTGAGCGTGTCGACGATCCCGGAGAACCCAAAGGAAGGGGATGCGCAGGTGGAGATAGCCTATGCTACGGATACGGGCTTAGGAACAGCCACATGGCTGAAGGATGGAACAGCTCTGCCCAATGACCCGCGATACAATGTCACTCCGAACTCCCTGAAAATCAACAGCCCTGGCCGGTCTGACTCGGGGGTCTATACTTGCAACCTGAACAACCCCTTTAGCACTAGCTCTGTCCAGAAGACCATCCGCATCTTCT ACGGCCCAGAGAAGCCACAGATATCTGTTACTTCCCTGGAGTATCCTAATCCTGTGAAGTATATCCTGGTTGGCAGCACTGTGTTACTGAAATGCAAGGCTGAGGGTGATCCCCCTGCCACCTATTACTGGAACATGGTGAACCAGGATGATTCCAGTGTGCCTGAGGGAGACACTCTGAACCTGAACAACATCCAGGCAAACCAGGCGGGCAGCTACACCTGCATCGCCGTGAACGACAAGACCAACAAGCGGGTGCGCAGCGTCATCCCCCTCAACGTCTACC AGAAGCCTGCGAGTGCTGGACCCACGTGCTCGATGACGCCGGCGAATTCTGATCTGCAGTTTCGCTGCTCATGGCTGGGGGGCATTCCAAAGGTCTCGCTGAAGTTCCACGGACTTTCTGAGGTAAAAGAGGCTAGCGAAACTCTGGATCAGACCGAGACTGCAGCCAAGCTACCTGCGCTCAACGGCAAAGAGATCACCTGCGTGGGAACACATCCCATAGCTCCCAACAACTGCTCCATCACTCCCA GGTCTCCAGAAGGCATTCTGCCATCCCACAATGCCACAGCGCAACCCTCTGGCAAAGTCTCTGTGATAATATCCTGTAAGGGAAGCTCCCAGCCCCCGGCTACTGTCACATGGTCTAAAGCAGGACAGTTGCTGACCTCAGCAGGGATCTACACCATAAGCAGTGACACCACAGATCTGACCATCACTGGGTTCAATATCAGTGGGGGTGATCTGACAACATACACCTGTGTCAGCACCAACCCGCTGGGCTCTCAAAAAGGCTCCATCAACTTGACAG GCCCGGCGATTTCCAAGTCTAGCATATTGGTGAACCCGGCTCACACAGTGGTCACATTGACCTGGGAGACTCCAAGAGATTCGGTTGTCACGGGATTCAGTGTGCAGATGACAGGCCCCGCCCTGCAGAGGAGCTCCACCTCCAGAGCCGCCACTGATTGGAGGACTATTCAGACGAAGGGGCCGGAAGTTCGCTCCACTGACATCTCCCCCCTCCAACCAGGAGAGATTTACCAATTCCGGGTTAAACCGATGGTGGGCCAAAACGAGGGGCCACCCTCAGAGACATACAGTTTGGGCCAGG ACCCTGAATGGAGTGACCCTCTAGACCGTGATTGGCCACCAATGTTATGA